In a single window of the Anabas testudineus chromosome 17, fAnaTes1.2, whole genome shotgun sequence genome:
- the LOC113172156 gene encoding dehydrogenase/reductase SDR family member 12-like, with the protein MSLYRNAIWFLNGIQQYTRKGYEAACKDFDPQDLDVSVVGRSFMITGANSGIGKATALAIAKKGGTVHMVCRNKDKAEEARADIVNQSGNTEVYIHVVDMSETRKVWEFAEAFKKEYPSLNVLINNAGCMVHKREVNTEGLEKNFATNTMGVYVITESLIPLIQKSRDPRVITVSSGGMLVQKLQADDLQSKRGYFDGVMVYAQNKRQQVVLTQQWAKANPVIHFSVMHPGWVDTPAVSTSMPQFHQMMGERLRSVDQGADTVAWLALSRAAARTRSGQFFQDRKPVPTHLPLAWTHSSPEEIQSFMTQLESLARAIHSKPDEEVKDLPGPSTPQFV; encoded by the exons GAAGGGGTACGAGGCAGCATGTAAAGACTTTGACCCCCAGGACTTGGATGTTTCTGTTGTGGGAAGGTCCTTTATGATCACTGGAGCCAACAGTGGAATTGGCAAAGCGACAGCCTTGGCTATAGCCAAGAAAG GTGGAACAGTCCACATGGTTTGTAGGAACAAAGACAAAGCAGAAGAGGCCCGAGCAGACATTGTCAATCAGTCTGGAAATACA GAGGTGTACATCCATGTCGTGGACATGTCAGAAACTCGGAAAGTCTGGGAGTTTGCGGAGGCCTTTAAGAAGGAGTATCCATCTTTGAATGTGTTG ATAAATAATGCTGGGTGCATGGTGCACAAGAGAGAGGTGAACACCGAGGGGCTGGAGAAGAACTTTGCCACCAACACAATGG GGGTGTACGTCATTACCGAGAGCCTCATACCACTTATACAGAAGAGTCGGGATCCAAGAGTG ATCACTGTGTCCTCTGGGGGCATGCTGGTCCAGAAACTCCAAGCTGACGACTTACAGTCAAAGAGGGGCTATTTTGATGGTGTCATGGTCTACGCCCAGAACAAG aGACAGCAGGTGGTGCTGACACAGCAGTGGGCCAAAGCCAACCCTGTCATTCACTTTTCTGTGATGCACCCAGGATGGGTTGATACACCAG CCGTTTCGACGTCAATGCCTCAGTTTCACCAGATGATGGGCGAGAGACTGCGCAGTGTAGACCAAGGCGCCGACACTGTGGCATGGTTAGCCTTGTCTAGAGCCGCTGCCAGGACGCGCAGCGGCCAGTTCTTCCAAG atCGGAAGCCTGTTCCTACCCACCTGCCTCTGGCCTGGACTCACAGCTCCCCTGAAGAGATTCAGAGTTTTATGACCCAGCTGGAATCTCTGGCCAGAGCTATTCATTCGAAGCCTGATGAGGAGGTTAAAGATCTCCCAGGCCCTTCCACACCTCAATTTGTCTAA